In a single window of the Anaerolineae bacterium genome:
- a CDS encoding diguanylate cyclase, with amino-acid sequence MKGQGDLNSVPAPPPRFRQMRTPSQLFVGGVILLAAFWFVWEAYTSPGRWWNSTAFLLLMAGATASQLLRGSARRYYYYHITPAFIFAGLALLGPEAAGLLILASYVVGGGRRRQRWYIACFNAATHLLSALLAYWMYKAIAGGTSLLTVAGGLGLLTGAILYVAANHTLVMMGLRFMRGFTLPEPQTFYIESILADFALLCVGACLAILWHVEPVLSVFALGPLILVYRALQIPSLEEEARVDPKTGLYNAKYANGLLEAELQRARQLHRPLSVLMADLDGLRRVNNTYGHLAGDHVLCQVADALRAAVGAHGVVARFGGEEFVAILPDCDAHEALAIAEHVRKGVEDLDITPPGTDAHLRITITLGVASFPEHAETALDLLHHADMALYQGKDSGRNQVCMADASHPKNSSGSGNAAHPSEGEQGTAPTDDPESHETGNGPGRRADDLSISSGRTERWLAVLIAAVVLAGAALYSVYLPRVFSLDLAALGVLIALALINEVLALDLYAASTVSSAVASLAAVFLLGPAGVAVLAPVEAITHALRRRPPWYKVAFNLSGHMLAGAAASVAFRGPGARVSVDALPALILPAALAALAYYAVNVGLVATALALSERSNPIRIWREQYQWLWVHYLAVGFIALALAAAYLSLGVYGILAFIVPLFIVRYAQKQYIDRTADNIRALKALNQDLMAANAEVRQMNEELLGLLARIIDFRDPYVYNHSEQVATYALAIAREMGLSATQIETLRRAALCHDLGKIGIPDAVLNKPGRLTDEEYQVVKEHVNIGAELLKSSHVLHGLIPGVRHHHERWDGNGYPARLRGEEIPVEARILAVADTVEALASDRPYKRGMTPEEILAELRQCAGTHFDPAVVEAFTRVIERYGPGFIVNSARRVTPERTSRTLQPSLASG; translated from the coding sequence ATGAAAGGACAAGGGGATTTGAACAGTGTGCCTGCTCCGCCACCGCGTTTTCGTCAGATGCGGACACCTTCTCAACTCTTCGTAGGCGGGGTGATCTTGTTGGCCGCTTTCTGGTTTGTCTGGGAGGCCTATACCTCACCAGGGCGTTGGTGGAATTCAACAGCCTTTCTCTTATTGATGGCCGGAGCGACGGCTTCGCAGTTGCTCAGAGGCTCTGCGCGGCGGTATTACTACTACCATATCACGCCCGCTTTCATTTTCGCAGGACTGGCCCTTTTAGGGCCAGAGGCCGCCGGACTGTTGATCCTCGCCTCATATGTAGTCGGAGGAGGGCGACGGCGTCAGCGATGGTACATCGCCTGTTTTAACGCCGCGACGCATTTGCTCTCAGCCCTGTTAGCGTATTGGATGTATAAGGCCATTGCCGGGGGCACCAGCCTCCTGACGGTGGCCGGTGGGCTAGGCCTGTTGACCGGCGCAATCCTTTACGTGGCTGCTAACCACACGCTGGTTATGATGGGCTTGCGATTCATGCGCGGCTTTACGCTGCCCGAACCCCAGACATTCTACATCGAGAGCATACTGGCGGATTTCGCGTTACTGTGCGTGGGAGCTTGCCTAGCTATCTTGTGGCACGTAGAGCCTGTGTTGAGCGTCTTCGCCTTGGGCCCCTTGATCCTTGTCTACCGAGCGCTACAGATTCCATCGTTGGAAGAGGAAGCGCGGGTGGACCCCAAAACTGGCCTGTATAACGCCAAATATGCCAACGGGTTGCTGGAGGCAGAACTTCAGAGGGCACGTCAGCTTCACCGCCCTCTTTCAGTGCTCATGGCAGACCTAGATGGCTTGCGTCGGGTAAATAACACCTATGGGCATCTAGCCGGCGATCACGTCCTGTGCCAGGTCGCCGATGCCCTTCGAGCTGCGGTGGGAGCTCACGGCGTCGTAGCCCGCTTCGGCGGTGAGGAGTTTGTTGCCATCTTGCCGGATTGTGACGCGCATGAGGCATTGGCCATCGCCGAACATGTGCGCAAAGGGGTTGAGGACCTGGACATCACGCCCCCCGGGACCGATGCACACCTTCGGATCACGATCACGTTGGGGGTGGCCTCCTTTCCAGAGCACGCAGAGACCGCCCTAGATCTCCTGCATCACGCGGATATGGCTTTGTATCAAGGGAAGGATAGCGGCCGTAACCAGGTTTGCATGGCTGATGCCAGTCATCCAAAGAACTCTTCCGGCTCCGGAAATGCTGCTCATCCCTCCGAGGGCGAGCAGGGCACGGCTCCCACGGACGATCCCGAGTCCCATGAAACCGGGAACGGGCCGGGAAGAAGGGCTGACGATCTCTCCATATCGTCCGGGAGGACGGAGAGGTGGCTGGCCGTTTTGATCGCAGCGGTGGTCCTTGCCGGCGCCGCGTTGTACTCAGTCTATTTGCCTCGGGTCTTCTCGCTGGATTTGGCTGCGCTGGGTGTGCTGATAGCGTTGGCGCTCATCAACGAGGTGCTGGCGCTGGACCTGTACGCGGCCAGTACCGTCTCCTCCGCGGTCGCATCACTGGCGGCCGTGTTCTTGCTGGGACCGGCTGGCGTCGCAGTGTTGGCGCCAGTGGAGGCGATCACCCACGCGTTGCGTCGCCGCCCTCCCTGGTACAAGGTGGCGTTTAACCTGTCCGGCCATATGCTGGCCGGCGCTGCTGCCAGCGTGGCCTTCCGCGGGCCGGGAGCCCGTGTCAGCGTAGACGCCCTGCCCGCCTTGATCCTCCCCGCGGCGCTGGCCGCATTGGCATATTACGCGGTCAATGTGGGGCTGGTCGCCACTGCGCTAGCCCTCTCTGAGCGATCCAACCCGATCCGAATCTGGCGTGAGCAGTACCAATGGCTTTGGGTGCATTACCTGGCGGTAGGGTTCATCGCCCTAGCCCTAGCTGCAGCATATCTTAGCCTAGGGGTATACGGTATCTTGGCCTTCATAGTCCCGCTTTTCATCGTACGCTATGCGCAAAAGCAATACATTGACCGCACAGCCGACAACATCCGGGCGCTAAAGGCTTTGAACCAAGACCTGATGGCCGCCAACGCCGAGGTGCGGCAGATGAATGAAGAGCTGCTGGGGCTGCTAGCCCGGATCATCGACTTCCGTGACCCCTACGTTTACAACCACTCCGAGCAAGTAGCCACCTATGCGCTGGCCATCGCCCGTGAGATGGGCCTGTCGGCCACGCAGATCGAGACTTTACGGCGCGCAGCGCTGTGCCATGACTTGGGCAAGATCGGTATCCCGGACGCGGTGCTCAACAAGCCTGGCCGGCTTACCGATGAGGAGTACCAGGTGGTCAAGGAGCATGTGAACATAGGCGCAGAGCTGCTGAAGAGCAGCCATGTCCTGCATGGCTTGATCCCGGGTGTTCGCCATCATCATGAGCGATGGGATGGCAACGGCTATCCTGCGCGCCTTCGCGGCGAGGAGATCCCCGTGGAGGCTCGCATCCTCGCCGTCGCCGATACCGTCGAGGCATTGGCGTCCGATCGTCCGTACAAACGGGGCATGACCCCGGAGGAGATCCTGGCAGAGCTGCGTCAGTGCGCGGGTACGCACTTCGATCCTGCTGTTGTGGAGGCCTTCACGCGTGTCATCGAGCGCTATGGGCCTGGGTTTATCGTGAACTCAGCCCGACGCGTTACGCCGGAACGCACCTCCAGGACGCTACAGCCCAGCTTGGCCTCGGGATGA
- a CDS encoding S8 family serine peptidase — protein sequence MKCIPLRPWVMTSLWAWSCRLILAITLLLSVTSSALWKAETAPAIPDEIVRVIVQRADATRAAETFARSLGGEILADLHLINAFVALMPRQALPLLATHPGVRWVSVDGPLASHSVLEQATSDPNPENTYLLSAEVLGVWGRGFQGDGITVAVVDSGVERHTAQGAVKSDFGRGKGSRLRMRISTSSVDRDPQDRYGHGTAVAGIIGGDGAVSKGRYVGVAPGVNLVSVKVGGNDGTGYESDVIAGLQWVYDHRDRYGIRVVNLSVTAATPQSYHTSPLAAAAEVLWLNGIVVVVAAGNNGTLYPPANDPFVITVGAVDERGTSTISDDVIPDWSSWGTDEAGRVKPDLVAPGRRLITTLAPRSLVAISYPESIVADHYVKFSGTSAAAAVVSGAVALMLQEEPNLTPDQIKARLWQSARPLNDERAGRGYLTVAGALDANTNESANAGVQISAFLTPPQTPVYWNGVNWGGVNWGGVNWGGVNWGGVNWGGVNWGGVNWGGVNWGANFGE from the coding sequence ATGAAGTGCATTCCCTTGCGCCCATGGGTGATGACCTCGCTTTGGGCATGGAGCTGCCGACTGATTCTGGCGATAACCTTGCTCCTATCCGTCACTAGCAGCGCGCTGTGGAAGGCTGAGACAGCCCCAGCGATTCCTGATGAGATAGTCCGCGTCATTGTACAGCGGGCTGATGCCACCCGCGCGGCGGAGACGTTTGCCCGCTCGCTAGGCGGGGAGATCTTGGCGGATTTGCATCTGATCAACGCCTTTGTAGCCCTAATGCCGCGTCAGGCCCTCCCGCTGTTGGCCACGCATCCGGGCGTGCGTTGGGTTTCCGTAGACGGCCCGCTGGCCAGCCATTCCGTGCTGGAGCAAGCGACTTCCGATCCTAATCCGGAGAACACCTACCTCCTCTCAGCCGAGGTGCTCGGCGTGTGGGGAAGAGGCTTCCAGGGCGATGGAATCACAGTGGCAGTGGTGGATAGTGGCGTTGAGAGGCATACCGCCCAGGGAGCGGTCAAGAGCGATTTCGGCAGGGGCAAAGGTTCTCGGCTGCGGATGCGAATCAGCACATCCTCGGTAGACAGAGATCCCCAGGATCGCTATGGGCATGGTACAGCAGTGGCTGGAATTATCGGCGGCGATGGAGCCGTCTCCAAGGGGCGATATGTGGGCGTGGCCCCAGGTGTGAACCTGGTCAGCGTCAAGGTGGGAGGCAACGACGGCACCGGTTACGAGTCTGACGTGATTGCGGGTCTTCAATGGGTGTATGACCATCGCGATCGCTATGGGATCCGCGTGGTTAACCTATCAGTGACGGCGGCGACGCCTCAATCCTACCACACCAGCCCACTTGCTGCAGCGGCAGAGGTGCTGTGGCTTAACGGCATCGTGGTCGTAGTGGCGGCGGGCAACAATGGCACCCTCTACCCGCCCGCAAACGATCCTTTCGTCATCACGGTGGGAGCCGTGGATGAAAGGGGCACCTCCACTATCTCAGATGATGTGATCCCTGACTGGTCGTCTTGGGGGACGGACGAGGCCGGGCGGGTGAAGCCTGATTTGGTCGCGCCCGGCCGGCGGCTGATCACCACGCTGGCGCCTCGGTCTCTCGTCGCCATCAGTTATCCGGAGAGCATCGTCGCCGACCATTATGTGAAGTTCTCGGGCACTTCAGCGGCGGCGGCTGTCGTCTCCGGAGCCGTGGCGCTAATGTTGCAAGAAGAGCCGAACCTGACTCCTGATCAGATCAAGGCCCGCCTGTGGCAGTCAGCCCGGCCGCTGAACGATGAGCGGGCCGGCCGTGGATATCTGACCGTGGCAGGGGCGTTGGATGCCAACACGAATGAGTCTGCCAACGCAGGGGTGCAGATCAGCGCATTCCTCACCCCGCCCCAAACCCCAGTGTACTGGAATGGTGTAAACTGGGGTGGCGTCAATTGGGGCGGCGTCAACTGGGGCGGCGTGAACTGGGGTGGCGTCAATTGGGGTGGCGTGAACTGGGGCGGCGTCAATTGGGGTGGCGTGAACTGGGGGGCAAATTTCGGGGAATAG
- a CDS encoding ATPase, translating to MRFFLGMDAGASKTFCIVGDESGRILGFGRGGPGNHQGPGLEAVVAEYRRAGEEALTQAGLRGDQVTHGAFCLAGADLPQDYAMLIPAVRALGLAQKITVKNDTIAALRSGLSRPWGVTVICGSGTNAAGRGPDGTEIVFPGLGWISGDWGGGGDLAREAIRRVMRAWDGRGPQTMLTEMILNALEMSDMAELLQALYQEPERLRSWLYRLPPLIFEAAYRGDAVAQELVTMQGEEVGITAGAIIRRLGLTETDVEVVLGGSIFKAKGPLLFDVIAMTVHKIAPLARIVVPEFEPVVGAWLIALEAEGGQATPAVYEQLRATMPASLRRSPSVPMDTASAQGL from the coding sequence ATGCGCTTTTTCCTAGGGATGGACGCGGGGGCGTCAAAGACCTTCTGCATCGTCGGAGATGAGAGCGGGCGGATCTTAGGATTTGGGCGCGGCGGCCCTGGAAACCATCAGGGGCCGGGCCTAGAGGCGGTGGTGGCGGAATATCGCCGGGCCGGAGAGGAAGCGCTGACACAAGCTGGCTTGCGCGGGGATCAGGTGACGCACGGCGCGTTTTGCCTGGCTGGCGCTGACCTGCCCCAGGACTACGCCATGTTGATCCCGGCCGTGCGCGCCTTGGGGCTGGCACAGAAGATCACGGTGAAGAACGATACCATAGCCGCGCTGCGATCGGGGCTGAGCCGGCCGTGGGGTGTGACGGTGATCTGCGGGTCGGGCACCAATGCGGCAGGCCGTGGCCCAGATGGAACGGAGATCGTGTTCCCCGGCCTAGGCTGGATCTCGGGGGACTGGGGTGGCGGAGGAGACTTAGCGCGCGAGGCGATCCGTCGCGTCATGCGGGCTTGGGACGGCCGCGGCCCGCAAACTATGCTGACCGAGATGATCCTGAACGCGCTCGAAATGAGCGATATGGCCGAACTCCTGCAGGCTTTATACCAGGAGCCAGAGCGGTTGAGATCCTGGCTCTATCGGCTGCCACCTTTAATCTTCGAGGCTGCTTACCGAGGGGATGCTGTGGCACAGGAACTGGTGACGATGCAGGGAGAGGAGGTGGGAATCACCGCCGGGGCAATCATCCGCCGTTTGGGCTTGACAGAGACGGATGTGGAGGTGGTGCTAGGCGGCAGCATCTTCAAGGCAAAGGGGCCACTCTTGTTCGACGTGATCGCGATGACGGTGCACAAGATCGCGCCGCTGGCCCGAATCGTGGTGCCCGAGTTCGAGCCAGTAGTGGGAGCTTGGTTGATTGCGCTGGAAGCAGAGGGAGGACAGGCCACTCCTGCCGTATACGAGCAACTGCGGGCAACTATGCCAGCCTCCTTGCGAAGGTCCCCCAGTGTACCTATGGACACAGCTTCGGCACAGGGGCTATAA
- a CDS encoding GNAT family N-acetyltransferase, whose amino-acid sequence MLRLFPTLPRVHPSGAWVPALWRDIIANELAYWAQLSEVHIWPEGVFFVHESLTSPPVNGVRDVQVAPGQEVAFAQEARAFFAQRGRSAQLQVNPWAASPRLREALAQAGWIRVEDIIVMVADAPPEPSPPSPHLSWHVVEASEMSQWVSVLVGSFELPASPTFTASLCRRFRQGTTVSYLAEWDGKPAGCAQLFREAGVAGIYAVGTLPAFRRRGIASALVGHLMREAIAHEDHVCLQVIAGSPAEQVYVRLGFQRLFAQECYYLPR is encoded by the coding sequence ATGCTCCGCCTTTTTCCCACGTTGCCCAGAGTACATCCCTCAGGCGCCTGGGTTCCAGCTCTATGGCGAGACATCATCGCTAATGAGCTGGCTTACTGGGCTCAGTTGAGCGAGGTACACATCTGGCCTGAGGGGGTCTTCTTCGTCCATGAGTCCCTTACCAGCCCGCCAGTTAACGGGGTCCGAGATGTACAGGTCGCTCCTGGGCAGGAGGTCGCCTTTGCACAAGAGGCGCGCGCCTTCTTCGCCCAACGCGGGCGCTCAGCGCAGCTTCAGGTGAATCCGTGGGCAGCCTCGCCGCGATTGCGGGAAGCGCTCGCCCAGGCCGGCTGGATTCGGGTGGAGGACATCATCGTAATGGTGGCCGACGCTCCGCCCGAGCCTTCCCCACCATCTCCCCACCTCTCCTGGCATGTAGTTGAGGCCTCGGAGATGTCACAATGGGTTTCGGTCCTGGTCGGCAGCTTTGAGCTGCCAGCATCGCCGACGTTTACGGCGTCGCTCTGCCGACGGTTTAGGCAAGGAACGACGGTCAGCTATCTGGCGGAATGGGATGGAAAGCCAGCTGGCTGCGCGCAACTCTTTCGAGAGGCGGGGGTGGCCGGGATTTACGCGGTGGGCACGTTGCCAGCCTTTCGCCGGCGAGGCATCGCCAGTGCCCTGGTAGGGCATCTTATGCGTGAGGCGATCGCTCATGAGGATCACGTTTGTTTACAGGTTATCGCCGGCAGCCCTGCGGAACAGGTATACGTCCGGCTGGGATTTCAGCGATTGTTCGCGCAAGAGTGCTACTACCTACCGCGGTGA
- a CDS encoding 6-phospho-beta-glucosidase encodes MGRELKIAVIGAGSSYTPELIEGFVEARSELNVVRIAMMDIDEHKLAIVGGLAGRMLEAAGVDVELELTTERPRAIEGAHYVINQIRVGQMAARIQDEKIPLRFGVIGQETTGPGGFAKALRTIPVALEIARDMRQLAPGAFLLNFTNPAGLITEALVRYGEVPVIGLCNLPIGIEMRLAQALGVDRKRIAIDHVGLNHLNWLRGVWIDGQDIWEQVFQQAMEEARQRPEDDEGFSAELLETLECIPCDYLNYYYNHDRMLAKQLKAEKTRGEEVMEIERQLMEMYQDPNLREKPKLLEKRGGAYYSKVAVSLISAIENNKNEVHVVNTLNRGAIPNLPPDVVVEVPCVIGAGGARPLVTAPMPPQIAGLTQQVKAYEVLAAKAGAEGDRRAALQALLAHPLVPSFSAAKGLLDALLEAHRPFLPQFFRQG; translated from the coding sequence ATGGGGCGAGAGCTGAAGATCGCGGTAATCGGCGCCGGCAGCTCGTACACGCCGGAGCTGATCGAGGGATTTGTGGAAGCCCGCAGTGAGCTGAACGTGGTGCGCATCGCCATGATGGACATTGACGAGCATAAACTAGCCATCGTCGGCGGGCTGGCAGGGCGCATGTTAGAGGCCGCAGGCGTAGATGTTGAACTGGAATTGACCACTGAGCGCCCGCGGGCCATCGAGGGCGCGCACTACGTCATCAACCAGATCCGTGTGGGTCAGATGGCCGCTCGCATCCAAGATGAAAAGATCCCACTGCGCTTCGGCGTTATCGGCCAGGAAACCACAGGGCCGGGCGGATTTGCGAAGGCATTGCGCACCATCCCGGTGGCGTTGGAGATCGCCCGAGACATGCGACAGCTAGCACCAGGGGCATTCCTGCTGAACTTCACTAACCCGGCCGGATTAATCACCGAGGCGCTAGTACGCTATGGAGAGGTCCCGGTGATTGGCCTATGCAATCTCCCCATCGGCATCGAGATGCGGCTGGCTCAGGCGTTAGGAGTGGATCGCAAGCGGATCGCGATTGACCACGTGGGGCTGAACCATCTCAACTGGCTGCGCGGCGTCTGGATAGATGGACAGGACATCTGGGAACAGGTATTCCAGCAGGCGATGGAAGAGGCACGTCAGCGCCCCGAGGACGATGAGGGGTTCTCGGCAGAGCTATTGGAGACCCTGGAATGCATCCCTTGCGACTATCTGAACTATTATTACAACCACGATCGGATGCTGGCTAAGCAGCTCAAAGCGGAAAAAACTCGCGGTGAGGAGGTCATGGAGATCGAGCGCCAGCTCATGGAGATGTACCAGGATCCGAACTTGCGAGAGAAGCCCAAGCTGCTGGAGAAGCGGGGCGGCGCATATTACTCGAAGGTGGCGGTGTCGCTGATCTCAGCTATCGAGAACAACAAGAACGAGGTGCACGTAGTCAACACGCTCAACCGCGGCGCGATCCCCAATCTCCCGCCCGACGTGGTGGTCGAGGTGCCGTGCGTGATCGGCGCAGGAGGGGCGCGCCCGCTGGTGACCGCGCCGATGCCACCGCAAATCGCCGGGCTCACCCAGCAGGTCAAGGCGTATGAGGTGCTGGCGGCCAAAGCCGGCGCCGAAGGCGATCGGCGGGCTGCGTTGCAAGCGTTGCTAGCCCATCCACTGGTGCCGTCATTCTCCGCAGCCAAAGGCTTGCTCGATGCCCTGTTAGAGGCCCATCGGCCCTTCCTTCCGCAGTTCTTCCGACAGGGGTGA
- the radC gene encoding DNA repair protein RadC, with product MIRDLPMAERPRERLKLCGAGALSTGELLAIILRVGVPGESVIQVANRLLARYGGLPGLARASFADLCAEHGVGEAKAAQLKAALELGRRLLAASPQERPQVKSPGDAANLIALEMSALEQEEMRVILLDTRNRVLGIETIYKGSLNSAVVRIAELFRGAIKANAAAIILAHNHPSGDPSPSVEDVRLTRDAVQAGKLLAIEVLDHLIIGQGRWISLKERGMGF from the coding sequence ATGATCCGAGATCTACCGATGGCGGAACGGCCCCGAGAGCGGCTGAAATTATGCGGGGCTGGAGCGCTATCCACGGGCGAGCTGCTCGCGATCATCTTGCGAGTTGGAGTGCCAGGCGAGAGCGTGATCCAAGTGGCGAACCGTTTATTGGCCCGTTACGGTGGACTTCCCGGCTTGGCGCGGGCCAGCTTCGCCGATCTGTGCGCTGAACACGGCGTAGGCGAGGCGAAGGCGGCGCAGCTCAAGGCAGCTTTAGAATTGGGACGGCGGCTGTTGGCGGCCTCACCCCAGGAGCGGCCACAGGTCAAATCGCCCGGCGACGCGGCCAATCTGATCGCTCTGGAGATGAGCGCGCTGGAGCAGGAGGAGATGCGCGTGATCCTGCTGGACACGCGCAATCGGGTGCTCGGCATCGAGACGATTTACAAAGGCTCGCTGAACTCGGCGGTGGTACGCATCGCCGAGCTGTTCCGGGGGGCCATTAAGGCGAACGCTGCAGCGATCATCCTGGCGCATAACCACCCTTCAGGTGACCCATCTCCCAGCGTTGAGGACGTGCGCCTAACCCGGGATGCCGTACAGGCAGGGAAGCTGTTAGCGATTGAGGTGCTCGATCACCTTATCATCGGCCAGGGACGATGGATCAGCCTGAAAGAGCGAGGAATGGGGTTCTGA
- a CDS encoding zinc ribbon domain-containing protein produces the protein MSPELMNTIGVVLQVLVALAGAFFVAFWISLVIWTFRDIRARTRDVFAQILATLLVLLFTPFLGAGLILYLLLRPKETLAQAYERALEEEALLRDIEEQPACPRCQRAVEDDWQVCPYCREPLKTPCPHCGKLLAFSWVICPYCAHEPTVRPRRLEETLTMEVIGLAENKG, from the coding sequence ATGTCACCCGAGCTGATGAACACCATCGGCGTTGTGCTTCAAGTCCTGGTAGCGTTGGCCGGAGCCTTTTTCGTCGCCTTCTGGATCAGCCTGGTGATCTGGACCTTTCGCGACATCCGAGCTCGCACCCGGGATGTGTTCGCCCAAATCTTGGCCACGTTGCTGGTTCTCTTGTTCACCCCCTTTCTAGGGGCCGGCCTGATCCTCTATCTCCTGTTGCGCCCCAAAGAAACCCTCGCCCAGGCGTACGAGCGGGCTTTGGAAGAAGAGGCGCTGCTGCGAGACATAGAGGAACAGCCTGCTTGTCCACGCTGCCAGCGCGCCGTCGAGGATGACTGGCAGGTGTGTCCATACTGCCGAGAGCCGTTGAAGACCCCCTGTCCGCATTGTGGAAAGCTGTTGGCGTTTAGTTGGGTGATCTGTCCCTACTGTGCTCATGAGCCCACTGTCCGCCCTCGCCGGTTAGAAGAGACCTTAACGATGGAAGTCATCGGGCTAGCTGAGAACAAGGGATGA
- a CDS encoding class I SAM-dependent methyltransferase: protein MEPSCYSLLHAVEDEHWWHVGMRRLALEWVTAARPSGGRILILDVGCGTGRLLSDLRQIGEAYGVDCSPLVIELWQANQTSGVLQSWAQRLPFADATFDLVTCLDVLYHREVPDELEVLHEIARVLRPGGALILRVPALPWLHTRRDERFHTQRRYTRSQLSQQVRAAGLIVERLSYANALLLPLAIGQRWLGQRFPQIADAGDQVPPRPLNRVGKAILRGEAWWLRRYNFPWGLSLICRVRKGAERGNDEELRSDNRTTSLPCHPVTSSLVLS, encoded by the coding sequence ATGGAGCCAAGCTGTTACTCGCTGTTGCATGCAGTGGAAGACGAACACTGGTGGCACGTGGGGATGCGCCGCCTGGCTCTCGAATGGGTGACCGCTGCTCGGCCAAGTGGTGGCCGCATTCTAATTCTTGATGTAGGGTGCGGCACGGGCCGGCTGCTCTCAGACTTACGGCAAATCGGCGAGGCTTATGGGGTGGACTGCTCTCCGCTGGTGATAGAGCTCTGGCAAGCAAATCAAACTTCCGGCGTTCTACAAAGCTGGGCACAACGCCTCCCCTTCGCCGACGCCACTTTTGATCTGGTCACCTGTCTGGACGTGCTGTATCATCGGGAAGTGCCTGACGAGCTGGAGGTATTGCACGAGATCGCGCGCGTGTTGCGGCCAGGGGGGGCCTTGATCCTGCGAGTGCCGGCGTTGCCCTGGCTGCACACTCGCCGCGATGAACGCTTCCACACTCAACGGCGCTACACGCGCAGCCAATTGAGCCAACAGGTGCGCGCGGCCGGGTTGATCGTTGAGCGGCTGAGCTATGCTAACGCGCTGCTATTGCCCCTCGCAATTGGACAGCGATGGCTGGGGCAGCGCTTCCCTCAGATAGCCGATGCAGGAGACCAAGTGCCGCCGCGCCCTCTCAATCGGGTAGGGAAGGCGATCTTGCGCGGGGAGGCTTGGTGGTTACGCCGTTACAACTTCCCGTGGGGGCTAAGTCTGATCTGCCGGGTCAGAAAGGGAGCCGAGAGAGGAAACGACGAGGAGCTGAGGTCTGATAACCGGACAACTTCGTTGCCTTGTCACCCTGTTACCTCATCCCTTGTTCTCAGCTAG
- a CDS encoding class I SAM-dependent rRNA methyltransferase — translation MGGRGEMTAQVRLKPGKERPVLHRHPWIFSGAIQNIDATARDGEVVEVTDATGQWLARGHLNRRSQIVVRLLTWDPTEAVNRSFWCRRLERAFLGRSLLAADAGTNAYRLVHSESDGLPGLIVDRYADWLAVQFSTLGIEGVRETVVELLQEMTSPAGIYERADPTARQREGLPISEGVLAGKEPPDVIEICETGFRFLVDVRHGQKTGFYLDQRENRRIVGSLCQGARVLNAFAYTGAFAVYALAGGAVSVVNIDTSREALELAERNLALNGFSEDRYELLQGDVFKVLRDYRAAGEQFDVVVLDPPKFATTQGQVPSAARGYKDINLLAMQLLRPGGLLATFSCSGVVTLDLFQKIVLGAAVDARRDVQIIGRLSQGPDHPILLSFPESEYLKGLLCRVW, via the coding sequence ACATCCTTGGATCTTCTCCGGCGCCATCCAGAATATAGACGCCACGGCTAGAGATGGCGAGGTAGTAGAGGTAACAGATGCCACGGGGCAATGGCTGGCGCGAGGGCATCTCAACCGCCGTTCGCAGATCGTAGTTCGTTTGCTTACCTGGGATCCGACGGAGGCAGTGAATCGCTCATTCTGGTGCCGCCGGCTGGAACGGGCCTTCTTAGGGCGTTCGCTGTTGGCCGCCGATGCCGGCACGAATGCCTATCGGTTGGTCCACAGCGAAAGTGATGGGCTCCCCGGCCTGATCGTGGACCGATACGCTGACTGGTTAGCGGTCCAGTTTTCAACGTTAGGCATTGAGGGAGTCCGTGAGACGGTGGTGGAGCTCCTGCAAGAGATGACCTCGCCGGCCGGTATCTACGAACGTGCCGACCCAACGGCCCGTCAGCGAGAGGGATTACCCATCTCCGAAGGAGTGTTGGCAGGGAAAGAGCCACCAGATGTCATCGAAATATGTGAGACGGGTTTCCGCTTCCTGGTGGACGTGCGTCATGGACAGAAAACAGGATTCTATTTAGACCAGCGCGAGAACCGACGCATCGTAGGGTCGCTCTGTCAAGGGGCGCGGGTGTTGAATGCTTTCGCCTATACCGGTGCCTTCGCGGTCTACGCGCTCGCCGGTGGCGCCGTCTCTGTGGTCAACATTGACACCTCCCGTGAAGCGCTGGAGCTAGCCGAGCGCAACTTGGCCCTGAATGGCTTCTCAGAAGATCGCTACGAGCTGCTCCAGGGCGATGTATTCAAGGTCCTGCGAGATTACCGCGCCGCAGGCGAGCAGTTTGATGTAGTCGTGCTGGACCCGCCTAAGTTCGCCACGACTCAGGGACAGGTGCCATCGGCAGCACGCGGCTACAAGGACATCAACCTACTAGCGATGCAGCTGTTGCGCCCCGGCGGCCTCTTAGCAACCTTCTCCTGCTCTGGTGTGGTCACGCTAGATCTCTTCCAGAAGATCGTGTTGGGGGCTGCGGTGGATGCCAGGCGCGATGTGCAAATTATCGGTCGGCTCTCACAAGGGCCAGACCACCCGATCCTGCTAAGCTTCCCCGAATCTGAGTACCTTAAGGGATTGTTGTGTCGGGTATGGTAG